One region of Terriglobia bacterium genomic DNA includes:
- a CDS encoding type II toxin-antitoxin system prevent-host-death family antitoxin, with protein sequence MERRVGIRKLRDELTRHLGQVRRGARITITDRGQPVAMLTPYKEDSRSERAERLRALLSSEHIAPAGKQFLTRPPLVKGRGRLPSDLVSEGRR encoded by the coding sequence ATGGAAAGAAGGGTGGGCATCCGCAAGCTCCGGGACGAGTTGACTCGGCACCTGGGACAGGTACGGCGTGGAGCCAGGATCACCATCACAGATCGGGGACAGCCCGTAGCCATGCTGACGCCCTACAAAGAGGATAGCCGATCAGAGCGAGCGGAGCGGCTCAGGGCATTGCTGTCGAGTGAGCACATAGCGCCTGCCGGGAAGCAGTTCCTGACTCGCCCGCCATTGGTGAAAGGCCGGGGCCGTCTCCCGTCGGATCTCGTCAGCGAGGGACGGCGTTGA
- a CDS encoding type II toxin-antitoxin system VapC family toxin: MIYADSSVIVKRYYQEPGSQRVTECWARSDRVFTSRVAYAEVHAAFARKRRDGGISAAQLRAAGDAFESEWSAYDQILFDRATSAHVRHLVLRHVLRGSDAIHLSAALWLQEQLREPVEFWVSDERLVTAAGKERLTVIDPAE; this comes from the coding sequence TTGATTTACGCGGATTCCAGCGTCATTGTAAAACGGTACTACCAGGAACCCGGCAGTCAGCGCGTAACTGAATGCTGGGCTCGGTCCGACCGAGTGTTTACCTCGCGAGTGGCCTATGCCGAGGTGCATGCCGCCTTCGCACGGAAACGCCGCGACGGAGGCATCTCTGCCGCGCAACTCCGCGCCGCCGGCGACGCATTCGAATCCGAATGGTCCGCCTATGATCAGATCCTTTTTGATCGCGCGACCTCGGCCCACGTCCGCCACCTTGTGCTCCGGCACGTATTGCGAGGATCTGATGCGATCCATCTGTCCGCGGCCTTATGGCTTCAAGAACAATTGCGTGAGCCCGTCGAATTCTGGGTTTCCGATGAACGACTTGTTACGGCCGCAGGCAAGGAGCGTCTTACCGTCATCGACCCGGCGGAATAA